The following proteins come from a genomic window of Methylorubrum populi:
- the egtD gene encoding L-histidine N(alpha)-methyltransferase, whose product MTIDPRLKETSPAEPITENGLFLADVWSGLGAKPKALPAKYFYDAAGSALFEQITVLPEYYPTRTELGILDARGPEIAALLPEGAALVEFGSGSTAKLRRLLRHLPGLSAYLPVDVSGEFLRGQAEALRGDFPDLAVEPVVADFTRPFTLPKDFEGRALAGFFPGSTIGNFEPGEAARLLEVFGRILGAGATLVLGVDLVKDRSVLEAAYDDAAGVTAAFNLNLLARINRELDGEIGLEAFAHRAFFNEAASRIEMHLVSRRAQTVRVAGRSFAFAEGESIHTENSYKYTLDGFRALAARAGWVSVEAWTDANGLFSVHALRRSE is encoded by the coding sequence TTGACGATCGATCCCCGCCTGAAGGAAACCAGTCCCGCCGAGCCGATCACGGAGAACGGCCTGTTCCTGGCCGATGTCTGGAGCGGGCTCGGCGCGAAGCCGAAGGCGCTGCCGGCCAAGTATTTCTACGATGCGGCCGGCTCCGCCCTGTTCGAGCAGATCACCGTCCTGCCGGAATACTACCCGACCCGGACGGAACTCGGCATTCTCGACGCGCGCGGTCCCGAGATCGCCGCGCTGCTGCCGGAGGGGGCCGCCCTCGTCGAATTCGGCAGCGGCTCGACCGCCAAGCTGCGGCGTCTGCTGCGGCACCTGCCGGGGCTTTCGGCCTATCTCCCGGTCGACGTCTCGGGCGAATTCCTGCGCGGGCAGGCGGAGGCGCTGCGCGGCGACTTCCCCGACCTCGCCGTCGAGCCGGTGGTCGCCGATTTCACCCGGCCGTTCACGCTGCCGAAGGACTTCGAGGGCCGGGCGCTCGCCGGCTTCTTTCCCGGCTCGACCATCGGCAATTTCGAGCCCGGCGAGGCCGCGCGCCTCCTCGAGGTGTTCGGCCGCATCCTCGGCGCGGGCGCGACGCTGGTACTCGGCGTCGACCTCGTGAAGGACCGGTCGGTGTTGGAAGCGGCCTACGACGACGCGGCCGGGGTCACGGCGGCGTTCAACCTGAACCTGCTGGCCCGCATCAACCGCGAACTCGACGGCGAGATCGGCCTCGAAGCCTTCGCGCATCGGGCCTTCTTCAACGAGGCGGCCTCGCGGATCGAGATGCATCTCGTCAGCCGCCGGGCGCAGACCGTGCGCGTGGCCGGGCGCAGCTTCGCGTTCGCGGAGGGCGAATCGATCCACACCGAGAACAGCTACAAGTACACGCTCGACGGATTCAGAGCGCTCGCGGCCCGCGCCGGCTGGGTGTCGGTGGAGGCCTGGACCGATGCGAACGGACTGTTCTCGGTCCACGCCCTGCGCCGCTCGGAATGA
- a CDS encoding DUF779 domain-containing protein: MSETASTVAEQVEPVTAEQADNAGTPLRVTATPAALELIEELKAEHGPVMFHQSGGCCDGSSPMCYPVGDFIVSDGDVHLGRVGGADFFISRSQFEVWKHTHIMLDVVPGRGGMFSLENGREKRFHIRSRLFTSAENEALAGACRL; encoded by the coding sequence ATGAGCGAGACCGCGAGCACCGTCGCCGAGCAAGTCGAGCCCGTCACCGCCGAGCAGGCGGACAATGCCGGCACGCCGCTGCGGGTGACCGCGACACCTGCGGCGCTGGAACTGATCGAGGAGCTCAAGGCGGAGCACGGCCCGGTGATGTTCCACCAGTCCGGCGGCTGCTGCGACGGTTCCTCGCCGATGTGCTACCCCGTGGGCGATTTCATCGTCAGCGACGGCGACGTGCATCTGGGCCGGGTCGGCGGCGCGGATTTCTTCATCTCGCGCTCGCAGTTCGAGGTCTGGAAGCACACCCACATCATGCTCGACGTGGTGCCCGGCCGAGGCGGCATGTTCTCCCTGGAGAACGGCCGCGAGAAGCGCTTCCACATCCGCTCGCGGCTGTTCACCAGCGCCGAGAACGAGGCGCTGGCGGGGGCCTGCCGATTATAG
- a CDS encoding nitrate reductase → MSQPASDLAAPAVKTTCPYCGVGCGVLATPDGQGGVAIAGDPDHPANFGRLCSKGSALGETVDLGDRLLDPTVDGQAASWESALGAVAGGLRRIAEQHGPDAIAFYLSGQILTEDYYVANKLAKGFLGTPHVDTNSRLCMSSAVAAHRRAFGSDTVPGCYEDLDEADLIVLVGSNAAWCHPILFRRMADARKTRGTRIVTVDPRRTQTGEEADLHLGLQPGTDTALFSGLLSYLAGQTKLDGRFIEEHTAGFEGALERARQIAPDIAATARATGLAEADVQAFFELFARTKRVVTAFSQGANQSAQGTDKGNAIINCHLATGRIGQPGMGPLSLTGQPNAMGGREVGGLANMLAAHMHFAPEEVDRVRRFWKAPNIITGEGMKAVALFEAIERGKIKALWVIGTNPLVSMPRADRIREAIKGLDLYVVSEAVATSDSARATGKKTVLLPALAWGEKDGTVTNSERRISRQRAFLKAPGQARADWAILCDVARRLGHGEAFAYGSAAEIFREHAALSAFENEGTRDFDLGGLAEMSERAYDAHLPMQWPVPKRGPDAKKGRARLFADGRFYTFDRRARFVAVQPPALAQPVTAERPLVLNTGRIRDHWHTMTRTGKSQRLSAHRAVPFVEVHPDDAARYHLSDGGFARVATDLGSTILEVMVTDGVLPGSIFAPMHWSDMTASDGRAAALARGITDPVSGQPELKATPASIEAVAYRSRGYLLTRDAQAAPAGWWWARATVQGGSGLLFATQEGSREMALSVRGLFPGHELAEYVDHARGLYRCAVYRGDRLIAALSVAPGDRRPDWEIAKGVFASPDIEAIDRRALLSGRAATASAGPVVCACHGVGLDVINAAISAGAGSVEAVGAACKAGTNCGSCIPEIRKLLSPALARSAA, encoded by the coding sequence ATGTCTCAGCCCGCCTCCGATCTCGCTGCGCCTGCAGTGAAGACGACCTGCCCCTATTGCGGCGTCGGCTGCGGCGTGCTCGCGACGCCGGACGGGCAGGGCGGCGTCGCGATCGCGGGCGATCCCGACCACCCGGCGAATTTCGGCCGCCTCTGCTCGAAGGGCTCGGCGCTCGGCGAGACGGTCGATCTCGGCGACCGGCTGCTCGACCCGACCGTGGACGGGCAGGCCGCGAGCTGGGAAAGCGCGCTGGGCGCCGTGGCCGGCGGCCTGAGGCGGATCGCCGAGCAACACGGGCCGGACGCGATCGCCTTCTACCTCTCGGGCCAGATCCTGACGGAGGACTATTACGTCGCCAACAAGCTGGCGAAGGGCTTTCTGGGCACGCCGCACGTCGACACCAACTCGCGGCTTTGCATGTCCTCGGCGGTCGCCGCCCACCGCCGCGCCTTCGGCTCTGACACGGTGCCCGGCTGCTACGAGGATCTCGACGAGGCCGACCTGATTGTGCTGGTCGGCTCCAATGCCGCCTGGTGCCATCCGATCCTGTTCCGCCGCATGGCCGATGCCCGCAAGACCCGCGGCACGCGGATCGTCACCGTCGATCCCCGCCGCACCCAGACCGGCGAGGAGGCCGACCTCCACCTCGGCCTCCAGCCCGGCACCGACACGGCCCTGTTCTCCGGCCTGCTCTCGTATCTGGCCGGTCAAACCAAGCTCGACGGGCGCTTCATCGAGGAGCACACCGCCGGCTTCGAGGGCGCCCTGGAGCGCGCCCGGCAGATCGCGCCGGACATCGCCGCCACCGCCCGCGCCACGGGCCTCGCGGAGGCCGACGTGCAGGCCTTCTTCGAGCTGTTCGCCCGCACGAAGCGGGTCGTCACCGCCTTCAGCCAGGGGGCGAACCAATCGGCCCAGGGCACCGACAAGGGCAACGCCATCATCAACTGCCATCTCGCCACTGGGCGGATCGGCCAGCCCGGCATGGGTCCGCTCTCGCTTACCGGCCAGCCCAACGCCATGGGCGGGCGCGAGGTCGGGGGCTTGGCCAACATGCTCGCCGCCCACATGCACTTCGCCCCCGAGGAGGTGGACCGGGTGCGCCGCTTCTGGAAGGCGCCCAACATCATCACCGGCGAAGGGATGAAGGCGGTCGCGCTGTTCGAGGCGATCGAGCGGGGGAAGATCAAGGCGCTCTGGGTGATCGGCACCAACCCGCTCGTCTCAATGCCGCGGGCCGACCGCATCCGCGAGGCGATCAAGGGCCTCGACCTCTACGTCGTCTCGGAAGCGGTCGCGACCAGCGACAGCGCCCGCGCCACGGGCAAGAAGACCGTGCTGCTGCCGGCGCTCGCCTGGGGCGAGAAGGACGGCACCGTGACCAATTCCGAGCGCCGCATCTCGCGCCAGCGCGCCTTCCTGAAGGCGCCGGGGCAGGCGCGGGCCGATTGGGCGATCCTGTGCGACGTCGCCCGCCGCCTCGGCCACGGCGAGGCCTTCGCCTACGGTTCGGCCGCCGAGATCTTCCGCGAGCACGCCGCGCTCTCGGCTTTCGAGAACGAGGGCACCCGCGACTTCGACCTCGGCGGCCTCGCCGAGATGAGCGAGCGCGCCTACGACGCCCATCTGCCGATGCAGTGGCCGGTGCCGAAGCGCGGACCGGACGCGAAGAAGGGCCGCGCCCGGCTCTTCGCCGACGGGCGCTTCTACACCTTCGACCGGCGCGCCCGCTTCGTCGCGGTGCAGCCGCCGGCCCTGGCGCAGCCCGTGACCGCCGAGCGCCCGCTCGTGCTCAACACCGGCCGCATTCGCGACCACTGGCACACCATGACCCGCACGGGCAAAAGCCAGCGCCTCTCCGCCCACCGCGCCGTGCCCTTCGTCGAGGTCCATCCCGACGACGCGGCCCGCTATCACTTGAGCGACGGGGGCTTCGCCCGCGTCGCGACCGATCTCGGCAGCACGATCCTCGAAGTCATGGTGACCGACGGCGTTCTGCCGGGCTCGATCTTCGCGCCGATGCACTGGAGCGACATGACCGCCTCGGACGGGCGCGCGGCGGCGCTTGCCCGCGGCATCACCGATCCGGTCTCGGGCCAGCCCGAATTGAAGGCGACACCGGCTTCCATCGAGGCGGTGGCCTACCGCTCCCGCGGCTATCTGCTGACGCGGGACGCCCAGGCGGCTCCTGCCGGCTGGTGGTGGGCGCGGGCAACCGTGCAGGGCGGTTCGGGGCTGCTCTTCGCGACCCAGGAGGGCTCGCGGGAGATGGCGCTGTCCGTGCGCGGCCTGTTCCCCGGCCACGAACTGGCCGAGTACGTCGATCACGCCCGCGGGCTGTACCGCTGCGCCGTCTATCGCGGGGATCGCCTCATCGCCGCGCTCAGCGTCGCGCCGGGCGACCGGCGGCCGGACTGGGAGATCGCCAAGGGGGTCTTCGCCAGCCCCGACATCGAGGCCATCGACCGGCGTGCCCTGCTCTCGGGCCGGGCGGCGACGGCCTCGGCCGGTCCGGTGGTCTGTGCCTGCCACGGCGTCGGGCTCGATGTCATCAACGCGGCGATCTCCGCCGGGGCCGGCTCGGTCGAGGCGGTGGGCGCGGCCTGCAAGGCGGGAACGAATTGCGGCTCGTGCATCCCCGAGATCCGCAAGCTTCTGTCGCCGGCGCTTGCGCGCAGCGCCGCGTAG
- the cysG gene encoding siroheme synthase CysG, with protein sequence MSTPRQPRETRAGLEPLAVLPVFVPLQDKRAVLAGSNGGAPWKVKLLAAAGARVDVYAQDPSEELRGVPAEIAAGSVTLHARGWTPEDLQGAAFAIGAMEDEADCVAFVAAARAAGAIVNAVDRPHLCDVKFGAIVNRSPLVVGISTEGAAPVFGQTVRARIEAMLPRGFKHWVAAARDWREAVSARFHGFSERRGFWERFTDRAFAEPDRTPTEADLADLMGQAEALPMGGAVTLVGAGPGDAELLTLKALRALRNADVILYDDLVAPEILDYARREARTMLVGKTGHGPSCRQDDINALMVSLAKSGKQVVRLKSGDPLVFGRAGEEIEACEAAGIPCTIVPGVSAAQGAAAALGVSLTHRDAARRLQFVTGHDRRGALPEDLNWGALADRSVTTVVYMPKRTLRALLDRAVAEGLAPETPALVVFNATRAKQATIAGTAADLAGRIEASALEGPALLMIGEALRRHNARGADVAEAVRAEAS encoded by the coding sequence ATGAGCACGCCCCGCCAACCCCGCGAAACCCGCGCCGGCCTCGAGCCGCTGGCGGTGCTGCCCGTGTTCGTGCCGCTCCAGGACAAGCGGGCCGTGCTCGCCGGCTCCAATGGCGGCGCGCCCTGGAAGGTGAAGCTGCTCGCCGCCGCCGGCGCCCGGGTCGATGTCTATGCGCAGGATCCGAGCGAGGAGTTGCGCGGCGTGCCCGCCGAGATCGCCGCCGGATCGGTCACGCTGCACGCGCGAGGCTGGACCCCGGAGGATCTCCAGGGTGCCGCCTTCGCCATCGGCGCCATGGAGGACGAGGCGGATTGCGTCGCCTTCGTCGCGGCGGCGCGCGCGGCGGGCGCCATCGTCAACGCCGTCGACCGACCGCACCTGTGCGACGTGAAGTTCGGCGCCATCGTCAACCGCTCGCCGCTCGTCGTCGGCATCTCGACCGAGGGCGCCGCCCCGGTCTTCGGCCAGACCGTGCGGGCGCGCATCGAGGCGATGCTGCCCCGCGGCTTCAAGCACTGGGTCGCCGCCGCCCGCGACTGGCGCGAGGCGGTCTCGGCCCGCTTCCACGGCTTCTCCGAGCGGCGCGGCTTCTGGGAGCGCTTCACCGACCGCGCCTTCGCCGAGCCCGACCGCACGCCAACGGAGGCCGACCTCGCCGACCTGATGGGTCAGGCCGAGGCGCTGCCCATGGGCGGCGCCGTCACCCTGGTCGGCGCCGGGCCGGGCGACGCGGAGCTGCTGACGCTGAAGGCGCTTCGGGCCCTGCGCAATGCCGACGTCATCCTCTACGACGACCTCGTCGCCCCTGAGATCCTCGACTACGCCCGCCGCGAAGCCCGCACCATGCTGGTGGGCAAGACCGGCCACGGCCCCTCCTGCCGCCAGGACGACATCAACGCGCTGATGGTCTCGCTGGCGAAGTCCGGCAAGCAGGTGGTGCGCCTCAAATCCGGCGACCCGCTGGTCTTCGGCCGGGCGGGCGAGGAGATCGAGGCCTGCGAGGCGGCGGGCATTCCCTGCACCATCGTCCCCGGCGTCAGCGCGGCGCAGGGTGCGGCAGCGGCGCTCGGGGTCTCCCTGACCCACCGCGACGCGGCCCGGCGCCTGCAATTCGTCACCGGCCACGACCGCCGCGGGGCGCTGCCCGAGGATCTGAACTGGGGCGCGCTCGCCGACCGGAGCGTCACGACCGTTGTCTACATGCCCAAGCGCACGCTGCGCGCGCTGCTGGATCGGGCGGTCGCGGAAGGCCTCGCGCCCGAGACGCCGGCCCTCGTCGTGTTCAACGCGACGCGCGCGAAGCAGGCCACGATCGCCGGCACCGCCGCCGACCTCGCCGGGCGGATCGAGGCCTCGGCCCTCGAAGGGCCCGCGCTGCTGATGATCGGCGAGGCTCTGCGCCGGCACAATGCCCGCGGCGCCGACGTGGCCGAGGCGGTCCGGGCAGAGGCCTCCTGA
- a CDS encoding SCO family protein — protein sequence MRRPSRSVLLPLAAFVAGLVAISIALVMTLVPQHPQSGPSGVGGPFTLVNQNGTTLSERDFAGKPYLMFFGFTHCPDVCPTTLQQISDVLAALGPKADTLRVAFVSVDPERDTPDSLKTYLSSFDPRITGLTGSPEQVAAAIKTFRAYAKKVPSQGGDYTMEHTALVYLMDARNGFVGAVNLNRPATETAAELAKRI from the coding sequence ATGCGTCGTCCGTCCCGCAGCGTCCTCCTGCCGCTCGCCGCCTTCGTCGCGGGTCTCGTGGCGATCTCCATCGCGCTCGTGATGACGCTGGTGCCGCAGCATCCGCAGAGCGGTCCGAGCGGTGTCGGCGGGCCCTTCACCCTGGTGAACCAGAACGGGACGACGCTCAGCGAGCGCGACTTCGCGGGCAAGCCCTACCTGATGTTCTTCGGCTTCACGCACTGCCCCGACGTCTGCCCGACCACGCTGCAGCAGATCAGCGACGTGCTGGCAGCGCTCGGGCCCAAGGCCGACACGCTGAGGGTCGCCTTCGTCAGCGTCGATCCCGAGCGCGACACGCCCGACTCGCTCAAGACCTACCTGTCGAGCTTCGATCCGCGCATCACCGGCCTCACCGGCAGCCCGGAACAGGTCGCGGCGGCGATCAAGACCTTCCGCGCCTATGCCAAGAAGGTGCCGAGCCAAGGCGGCGACTACACGATGGAGCACACCGCGCTCGTCTACCTGATGGACGCGCGCAACGGCTTCGTCGGCGCGGTCAACCTCAACCGGCCGGCGACGGAGACGGCAGCGGAGCTGGCGAAGCGGATCTGA